The DNA region TACGAGTTGCCGATTCTTTGTACACCCTATGAACTGCTCGGAGGTTAATCATGTATCAGGATGAGATTGTTGAAGAGATCCACAGAATTCGTGAAGAGTATTCTCGCTCCTTCAATCATGATTTGAAAGCCATCTTTGCTGATTTGCAAAAGCAGCAAGCCGAAGGCGGAAGAGAAGTTGTGAACTTATCACGAAAGCCCAGTCTAACAACACGTTGGAGCGGACGGGCGAGAGATATTGGTGAGGATGCGAAGGATACTAGCCGTCGCTCAACTTAGCTGTTATACGTCGTTATACATATAGCTCCAGAGGGTGCAATTGCACAGGTCAAAGTAGGGCGATCGCCTATCGCCGTAGGCTCGGTTGGCAACAGGAAACCCAGTATCACTTGTCTCTGGCAGTACTAACCAGAAGCCAGATTGCACTTTCAGCTGCAACCGTGGATGCGATCGCAAGGCTAAAATGAGAGGGCGATCGCTTCCTTTCACCAGCCTTCAAACGAGGAGATTCTCAAATGCCATTAGCTGAACTAATGTCACAAATCCAAGAACTTCCAAAAATTGACAAGCTTCGGCTAATGCAGTTCCTTGCTACAGAACTGGTCAAGGAAGAAGATGCAAACTTCTTTGTTGCGAACCGGGAGTATCCAGTCTGGTCGCCGTACAATTGTTCTGAGGCTGCCAATGTCTTGATGAATCTTCTGGCGACAAAGCAGCAAGAGAAGAATGGTTGACACTCAAAAATTTCCCTACAAAATCATTGATAGTAGCCTTGGCATGGTTGATCAAATGCCATACATACCTTTGAGGCTCAGTCTTAATGATCAATCTCTGAACACTGAAGGTTTATTGGATACAGGTGCAAGCGTTAATGTTTTGCCCTATGAGTTGGGTTTACAACTGGGCTTAATTTGGGAAGATGAAACTCTCTCAGTTCTATTGACAGGAAACTTGGCTCGATTTGAAGCTCGTGCAGTCGTTGTTGATGCTCAAGTCAGTTCATTCCCCACCATTAATCTTGCATTTGCTTGGACACAAGCATCCAATGTGCCTTTAATCTTAGGGCAAGCTAATTTCTTCTTTGAGTTTGATGTTTGTTTCTTCCGTGCGCGTTCTGAATTTGAAGTTCGTCCCAAAGAGGTTGGATAAAATGAAGATAGGAGCGTCAGTTGGCAGCGATCGCTGAGGTACGGTCTAATAATCTTGTTGCATACCGACTGTACAAAGTCTCTGATTTTCGGTGCATTAGGATTAATGTCCATAATGCACCCTACCAGATTCAAGCCAATGTGCATGAGGTTTTCCGACTTGTGTGTACACAGTAAGTCTTTAGACCGGAGAGTGTCAACTCCACAATCTCCTACCTACTTTCCCATTTAATCTTTGATGAGCATCTTCCAATAAAGCTGGAATATCTAACTTTTTTGGACACCGAGGCAAACAGTCACCGCATTCTGTACAACGGTTACCTTTGATTCCAGGGAACCAATGACCGGCATTTTCAAACATTCCGTAACGATATTGCCCATAGTCAGTCATATCGTATGCCACTGCAAGATTTCGTAACCGCAATACCTCTGGAATATTGATATTTGCTGGACAGGGCAAACAAGCATAACATTGGCTACACTTATCAGTTTCTAAAGCAACTTTTTGGTGATTTTCTAACCGTTCAAAAGCAGAAATTTCTGCTGATGTTAACTCTTCATCATCGTCAGCGATTCGCAAAGGTTCCCTTAATTCATCTGGGTTTGCTGGGCCGATACTCAAAGTAGTAATACGGCTATCAGCAAGTAAAAATCGATAGTTTAATTCTAAGGGTGAATACGGATAACACAGGTCTTTTAGAGTTTGGGGTGGTGTATAGAGGCGTCCCCCCTTATCAGCAGGGGAAATAATGAAAATGCCCATGTCCTTTTCAGCAGCTAGTTGAATCGCTGGTGCGTGCCGTTGGAAAAAATAGTAATAATGCAGATTGACAAATTCAAAAAAATCTGTATTTATTGCTGCCTGAATTAGCTCTAATGACCCGTGGCTAGAAAAACCAACGTGTCGCACTCGACCATCAGCAACAGCTTCTTCTACGGCTTGCATACAGCCATTTTTGGCTTGCACCCACTCTAAATGTTGCCAGGTGTTCAAGCCATGAACGCCTAAGCAATCTAAATAATCTAGCTGTAATCGTTCTAGGGATTCGTCGATGCACCGACGCATGGTGTCAGCATCTGCTGTGGCAGAGATTTTGGTAGTGATATAAAGCCTCGTTCGGGGTACTGACAACCCAGCTTTTAACGCCCTACCAAGATACTCCTCACTTTTGCCGTAACCTCTGGCGGTTTCTAGATGATTAATTCCTAACGCTAAGGCTTGTTCGATAGTCTGGTGAGCATTTTCAAAATCAGCCAGGTAGCGCATTGTTCCCAGAGAAAAAACCGAGAGGCGCAGATTCGTTTTCCCAAACCGTCGGTATTGCATCTTTAACAAAGAGTTAGGACTTAGGGAGTTAGAAGTTAGGAGTTAAAAGTTAGAAGTTAAAGGAAGTAATTCATAACTCTTAACTTTTAACTTTTTTTGCTTAGGAGTTAGGAGTTGAAGCAAAATCACTCCTAACTCCTAACTCATAACTCATAACTCATAACTTTTTTAACTGTCATCATTACCAAAGCGCTTAATCAAATCTTCAGGACGGAGATTGGAAACAAATTCACGGAAGGCTTGCTGTTCGGCTTCATCTGCATCACGATCGACAGGAATAGAAGCATCAGCAATCACTTCTTCCATTACCCAAATGGGGGTATTTGTACGGAGGGCAATGGCGATCGCATCGCTAGGACGCGCATCAATTTCTTTTTTAACCTCGCCTTGCTGGACGATTAGAGCTGCATAAAATGTATCCTTTTGCAAGGAATGAATGATCACCTTTTCTAGAGTCATATTCCAAGTCTCTAGAAGATTCACAATCAGGTCGTGGGTTAAGGGTCTGGGAGGCTTTTGATTCTCCAGCGCACCCATAATTGCCCTAGCCTGTTCCTGACCGATGTAAATTGGCAAAGCCCGCCGATCTGAAGAATCTTTCAAAAGGACAATCGGGCTACGAGTTATGGCATCTAATGCTATGCCAGCGACTTTCATTTCAATCATTGCCTAAGCCTCTACAATGCTTCGAGAGCCTTGGATGCTGTGTAACAAATAGTACCCCTTTTTTGGCGGTTTTGCGACAGTAATAAACATAAGCATTCGTTCTCTATAATTGCTTCTATTAAACTCCGAACTTGTGGTGAAAACCAGAGTAAGTCAAATTGGTCTTCTTCGACAATAACCTTCTTACCCAAGTATGCCTTGTGAAGGATGCTAATGTGTTAATATTCCTATACGAAAAAAGTCAGAAAATATACTTGGATGTTGGAGATTTCTGTGAGAATTACCAATTGATTTCAAGCAAAAATAGGCAATAAATAGAGTTAGTTTGACAAAAAAGCCGTGTTTACAGGATTAATCCAGGCATTAGGAACGATGGAACCCTTAGGGGGTGATTCTTGGCAAATTACTTGCGTAAGCCATTCGTGTGAAGTAATTATGCAAGATTTGGCTTATGGTGACAGTGTTGCAGTAGATGGTGTTTGCCTGACAGTAGAAAAAGTTTTAAAAGACGGGTTTATTGCCACGGCTTCACCGGAAACGCTCCGTCGCACTACTTTAGGAGGTGAGCAAACGCAACAGCGATATGTCAATTTAGAAGCATCGCTAAGGGTGGGCAGTAAAGTTGGCGGTCATTTTGTGATGGGTCATGTAGACGGCATCGGTCAATTGCTAGTGGCAGAACAAACGGCTAGTTCTTGGGAAATGACCTTTATTGCTTCCGAGGCGATCGCACGGTATATTGTCCCCAAAGGTAGCATAGCTGTCAATGGCATCAGTCTTACTGTAGCGGCTTATGAGCCAGAACTCTCTCAATTCAAGGTGGCAGTAATTCCCCTCACATACACCGATACAAATCTTCGCTATTTGGTTTCTGGAAGTTTGGTGAATCTAGAAGGAGATATTCTCGGCAAATACGTCGAAAAATTCCTTTACCCTAGCAACCCACACACCACCACTGATGAAACTAGTATGGATGGCATCACACCCGCATTCTTAGCAGAACACGGGTATTTGTAATTGGGCATGGGGCATTGGGCATGGGGCATGGGGCATGGGGCATTGGGCATGGGGCATGGGGCATGGGGCATGGGGCATGGGGCATGGGGCATGGGGCATGGGGGATTGTTCTTGTCTCCCTCATCTCCCTCATCTCCCCCTGCTCCCCCTGCTTCCCCTGCCCCTCAGCTTCTTCTAACTTCCTGGTTCCTGGCTTACCTGAGCAGTTTGCAAGCCTCGTACTAACTGGCTGAGGGCGCTTTGTAATTCCACGCCTGGGTCAGTAGCAATCCACCCGTTCGGTGTCAGGTGACGAACTTCAAAGTGCAGGTGAGGGCCTGTGGAGTTCCCGGTGCTGCCAACTAGCCCGATGACAGTTCCAGGTTGTACCCACTGACCGGGTTGAACAAGGATTTCTGACATGTGACCGTAGAGAGTTTGTTCAGCAGATTTGTGATTTAGGATAACGGTTAAACCATAACCACCCACCCAGTTAGCAGTTTCCACTTGACCAGCAGCAGCAGCCAAAACTGGTGTTCCCGTAGGCGCACCTAAATCTGTACCAGCATGGAAGCGTTGATTACCTGTGATTGGATGAATTCGCCAACCAAATACAGAAGTGATGGCAGCAGGTATAGACAATGGATACATCATCCCCGTACCACTATAGGCAACTCTCCCTATGTAGGGGATTTGCGGCAATACTGATGCCAGTGAGAAGTCATAAGCTACGTTGCTGGGACGAGGTGCAATGTTGCCATCTGCCATTGGTGGAGGTAAAGTACCGCCACTGGGTGCGATGGGAGTTGCACTCACTCTCGTGGGGCTGAACTCGCTAGGACTTGGGATAAACCGATTAGGGCTAAATCCGCTCTTGGTGACGCCGCTAGAACCACTTTGAGTTGGAGTACTACGCCATCTGCTGGTATTGCTAGAAGAAGATGCAATCTGCCGTACGGGTGGAACTACTGGTAATTGTGCATTTTGACTTCTTCTAAGCCAAGTAGGTGCTGGTTTACTATTAGAATCAGCTACACTCCTTTGCGGTACTTTGGCGCAAACGCCGCCTAATACACTTTGCCCTGATGGCAAAATGGCTCGACAACCACTGGAGCGTTCTGTGAGAATTACAGAATTTGGTGCTTGATAAGTAGCCGTGGCACCACTGTCATAATTATTAGGATCAATATAGGCGTTATTATAATCCTTGGTTTTTTCCGCAGTTGCACTGACAGCGCTGTTCGAGTTATTTGATGGTTGAGCAACTTCTGGAAGTTTTTCAGGTAAAGAGCGGAAAGGGGTATTGGGTTTTTCCTGTCTCACCCGTGCAGGAGTAACCTGGGATGCTTCTACCTTGGGTTTTGACTGTCTGGTAATCACAACAGGTTGAGCAGCTTCGATTTTGGGTGTAGACTGCCTAACTGGCTCTTTTGATTGAGCAACCTCTGGCTTGGCTAATCTCTTTCTGAGTCTGGCTCGCCGTTGGGAAAATTCCGGTTGTGCTTGAGCGGCTTCGGGCGCAACAGTCTGCTTTTTAATTGGATTTATAACTGCTGAAGGCTTGGAATTTTCAACTGTGGGAACTATGTTGTCTATTTGTGTTTCCGTTTGGGCAAACACAAAGCCGCCGCTAAGGAGGCTGACGCTACTCAGCCAACAGAGGCTCTGAGCTGGTAGTGTTGAAGCAAAACGTTTTTTTG from Nostoc commune NIES-4072 includes:
- a CDS encoding aspartyl protease family protein, coding for MVDTQKFPYKIIDSSLGMVDQMPYIPLRLSLNDQSLNTEGLLDTGASVNVLPYELGLQLGLIWEDETLSVLLTGNLARFEARAVVVDAQVSSFPTINLAFAWTQASNVPLILGQANFFFEFDVCFFRARSEFEVRPKEVG
- a CDS encoding aldo/keto reductase, producing MQYRRFGKTNLRLSVFSLGTMRYLADFENAHQTIEQALALGINHLETARGYGKSEEYLGRALKAGLSVPRTRLYITTKISATADADTMRRCIDESLERLQLDYLDCLGVHGLNTWQHLEWVQAKNGCMQAVEEAVADGRVRHVGFSSHGSLELIQAAINTDFFEFVNLHYYYFFQRHAPAIQLAAEKDMGIFIISPADKGGRLYTPPQTLKDLCYPYSPLELNYRFLLADSRITTLSIGPANPDELREPLRIADDDEELTSAEISAFERLENHQKVALETDKCSQCYACLPCPANINIPEVLRLRNLAVAYDMTDYGQYRYGMFENAGHWFPGIKGNRCTECGDCLPRCPKKLDIPALLEDAHQRLNGKVGRRLWS
- a CDS encoding bifunctional nuclease family protein encodes the protein MIEMKVAGIALDAITRSPIVLLKDSSDRRALPIYIGQEQARAIMGALENQKPPRPLTHDLIVNLLETWNMTLEKVIIHSLQKDTFYAALIVQQGEVKKEIDARPSDAIAIALRTNTPIWVMEEVIADASIPVDRDADEAEQQAFREFVSNLRPEDLIKRFGNDDS
- a CDS encoding riboflavin synthase, encoding MFTGLIQALGTMEPLGGDSWQITCVSHSCEVIMQDLAYGDSVAVDGVCLTVEKVLKDGFIATASPETLRRTTLGGEQTQQRYVNLEASLRVGSKVGGHFVMGHVDGIGQLLVAEQTASSWEMTFIASEAIARYIVPKGSIAVNGISLTVAAYEPELSQFKVAVIPLTYTDTNLRYLVSGSLVNLEGDILGKYVEKFLYPSNPHTTTDETSMDGITPAFLAEHGYL
- a CDS encoding M23 family metallopeptidase, with amino-acid sequence MTQRNNSAPHRLHYLWQQGLTKKRFASTLPAQSLCWLSSVSLLSGGFVFAQTETQIDNIVPTVENSKPSAVINPIKKQTVAPEAAQAQPEFSQRRARLRKRLAKPEVAQSKEPVRQSTPKIEAAQPVVITRQSKPKVEASQVTPARVRQEKPNTPFRSLPEKLPEVAQPSNNSNSAVSATAEKTKDYNNAYIDPNNYDSGATATYQAPNSVILTERSSGCRAILPSGQSVLGGVCAKVPQRSVADSNSKPAPTWLRRSQNAQLPVVPPVRQIASSSSNTSRWRSTPTQSGSSGVTKSGFSPNRFIPSPSEFSPTRVSATPIAPSGGTLPPPMADGNIAPRPSNVAYDFSLASVLPQIPYIGRVAYSGTGMMYPLSIPAAITSVFGWRIHPITGNQRFHAGTDLGAPTGTPVLAAAAGQVETANWVGGYGLTVILNHKSAEQTLYGHMSEILVQPGQWVQPGTVIGLVGSTGNSTGPHLHFEVRHLTPNGWIATDPGVELQSALSQLVRGLQTAQVSQEPGS